Proteins from a single region of Oreochromis niloticus isolate F11D_XX linkage group LG7, O_niloticus_UMD_NMBU, whole genome shotgun sequence:
- the LOC109202803 gene encoding uncharacterized protein LOC109202803, whose protein sequence is MAEAGRRVQPNVPRSTVSSIIQTFHRENRIGRQPQVGGRRKLLNDQQEREICNMVIANNAITLRQIRNAILLDNVMFQNINSISISTIDWVLKKHQMTMKQIYRVPFERNSDRVKGLRYQYVHRIMALEGNETPHILVFVDEAGFNLAKGRRRGRNIIGHRATVDVPGQRGANITMCAAISERGVATHIPSLGPYNTQKLLNFLDHLYTDLIPENERGVEGPQLPHYVIVWDNVNFHRGPRIRTWFTTHPRMLMEFLPPYSPSLNPIEEFFSAWRWRVYEHQAQDQRALLHAMDAACEDITGDQCRGWLRHSRRFFPRCIARENIRCDVDENLWPDREQRVDGQEDEDGGQEREGDNGDH, encoded by the exons ATGGCAGAGGCAGGTCGCCGAGTGCAGCCTAATGTGCCTCGGTCTACAGTCTCCTCCATCATCCAAACCTTTCACAGGGAAAACAG GATTGGACGACAGCCTCAAGTGGGTGGCAGAAGAAAACTTCTAAATGACCAACAAGAACGAGAAATATGCAACATGGTCATTGCAAATAATGCCATCACACTGAGACAGATTCGTAATGCAATCCTGCTAGACAATGTAATGTTCCAAAATATAAACTCTATCAGCATCTCCACAATAGACTGGGTATTGAAGAAACATCAGATGACCATGAAACAGATTTACAGGGTACCATTTGAGAGAAACTCTGACAGAGTGAAAGGGCTGCGGTACCAGTATGTGCAT AGAATAATGGCATTAGAAGGCAATGAAACCCCTCACATCCTAGTGTTCGTTGATGAAGCTGGCTTCAACCTGGCCAAAGGTCGAAGGCGTGGCCGTAACATCATTGGCCACCGAGCCACTGTGGATGTCCCAGGCCAGCGAGGAGCAAATATAACAATGTGTGCCGCTATATCAGAAAGAGGTGTGGCCACACACATTCCCAGTTTAGGGCCCTACAATACACAAAAGCTCCTCAATTTTTTGGACCACCTTTATACTGATCTGATCCCAGAAAATGAGAGAGGTGTAGAAGGACCTCAGCTACCACATTATGTCATTGTGTGGGATAATGTGAACTTCCACCGCGGCCCACGCATCAGAACCTGGTTCACCACCCATCCCCGGATGCTAATGGAGTTTCTTCCACCTTACTCTCCTTCCCTAAATCCAATTGAGGAGTTTTTTTCAGCTTGGAGGTGGAGGGTGTATGAGCATCAGGCTCAAGACCAGAGGGCCCTGCTGCATGCAATGGATGCTGCATGTGAGGACATCACAGGGGATCAATGTAGGGGATGGTTGAGACATTCACGCCGTTTCTTCCCTCGCTGCATCGCACGAGAAAATATCCGTTGCGATGTGGATGAGAATTTATGGCCTGACAGAGAGCAGCGCGTCGATGGCCAGGAGGATGAGGATGGTGGCCAGGAAAGAGAGGGTGACAATGGCGACCACTGA